The sequence GACGCAGCCGGGTCCACTCCGCCCGCCGCCCAGTCGGTGGCCGAGATCCGAAGCAGCAGCGGCATGGAATCTGGAATCACGGCGCGCACGGCATCGACAACGGCCAGCATCAGCCGGTTGCGGCCGGCCTCGTCCCCGCCCCATTCATCGTCGCGCTGGTTGATCAGGGGGCTCTGGAACTGGTGCAGGAGGTACCCGTGTGCCCCGTGGATCTCCATGGTGTCAAAGCCAGCGTTAACGGCCCGCTCCGCGGCGGCAGCAAAATCGGCGATGACGCCGTGGATCTGTTCCACAGTCATGGCGGCAGGAGCCGCGTAGCCCTCGAAGGATGTGGTGGAAGGCCCCACCGTGTCCCACCCGCCATCGGAGGCGGGTACGCTGCCGTGCTTGCCGGAAAACGGCCAGTAGGTGGAGGCCTTCCGGCCGGCGTGCGCCAACTGGACACCGATTTTGGTGCCGGCGGTACCGTTGCGGTGGACGAAGGAGATGATCCGCTGCCAGGCAGCTGCCTGCTCATCGCTGTACAGGCCCGCGTCGCGGGGGCTGATCCGGCCCTCGGCGTTCACCGCCGCGGCCTCCGTGAGGATCATCGCGGCGCCGCCCACGGCGAAGCCGCCCAGATGCACCAGGTGCCAGTCGTTGGGGACCCCTGGGGCGTCGTCGGGATCACAGCTGTACTGGCACATGGGCGAAACCCAACCCCGGTGCTGCAGCTCCAGGGACCTCAGCGCCAGCGGCTGGAACAGGGCCGGCACTAGAACAGCACCCGGGCCAGCGCCTGGCGTGCCTTGGCCACGCGTTCGTCGCCGGCGCCTACTACCTCGAAGAGTTCCAGCAGCCGGACGCGTGCAGTTTCACGCTCCGGGCCGAAGTTCCGGCCGATGAAGGACACCAGCCGGTTCAGCGCATCCTCCACATGGCCGCCGGCCACGTCCAGGTCCGCCACGCCAAGCTGCGCGTCCAGGTTGTCCGGCTCCTCCGCCGCCAGGGTACGCAGCGCTTCGCTGTCCTGGGCCGAGACGGACTGCAGCCGGTCCATCAGCTCCACCTGGGCCAGCCCTGCCTTGGCCTCATGGTCGGACGGCATTTCCTTGAGCGCCTGGCGGTAGGCTTCGGCGGCGCCCGCGTAGTTGCCGGCTTCGATGGCGTCGTAGGCTGCCTGGTGCAGCGGCGGCAGCGGTGCGGGCTCCTGGTCGGCGGGTCCGCCGGCGTCGAGGCTGCCGGTGACCCCGTTGGCGGCAGCCACCTTAAGGAGTTCGTCGAAGAGGCTGCGTACCTGCTGCTCCTCCGCTGCCCCCTGGAACAGCGGCACGGGCTGCCCTTTGAGGACGGCGACCGCAGTGGGGACGGCCTGCACCTGGAAGGCCTGGGCAAGCTGCGGGAAGGCTTCGATGTCGGCTGCACCCAGGACCAGGCGGCCGCCGTAGCTGGCCACGACGCGGTCCAGGGTGTCCACCATTTTGCTGGACTCCGGCGAGTAGGGCGCCCACAGGGCGAAGACCACCGGAACCTGCGCGGACAGTTCCACCAGCTGCTGGAAATTGGCTTCGGTGACGTCGACCTTGAGTTCGGGTCCGCCTGCCGGTCCGCCCTGCTGGCCGTCCTGGGCTGGGGCCGCAGGCCCGGACGGCGCGTTTCCCTGGGCAGGCGGGCCGGCAGGGGCAGCGGGGCGCTTCAGAGCGGAAAGGTCGACGGCGCCGCGCAGGTTAAGCAGGTTGGCAGCGGCAGGAGGGACTGGGCGGGAAGCTGGCGAACTCATGTTTCCCACTCTAGCCACTCCGGCCGCTGCCGGGGGTACTGCAGCCGGGCGCTACTTGAAGCTGGCGCCGACCAGGCCGCGGGTGGCGGCAACGAGCTTCATCGGGTCCGTCGATCCCGCCGGGGGAACGTACACGGCCATCGATTCGGCAAAGTTCAACACCATGCCGGTAGTGGTTTCCTTGCCGCCGGCCAGGGCTGCGGCGTCGTCACCGATGCTGAGCTTGTCCCCGGCAGCCTTCGGGGTGCCTTCGAAGCCGAAGTTGATCCGGCCCAGGACCAGCGCACCGCCGTCGGACGTCCGGAAGACCACGGTGCTCTCGGGGACCACCTTGTGGGTGAAGGAGAAGTTGCCGTTTTCGCCGGCCTTGACCACCTCTGCCTGGTAGGACAGGGTGTCGGCGATGTACGGGGAGGATTCGCCCTCTGTGAGCTTGTCCTTGAACGGCGAGTCCGCGGACGTGAGCCGGTCGGCGAGGCCTGACATGGCTTCCTCGCCGCTGTAGAGCAGCCCGGACTTGTCCGAGGCGGCCAGGGTTTCGGTGCCCCCGCGGCTGATGTTGGGGAAGGTGGTGCCCGGTTGAAGGGGCGTGGTTTCCATGAGCTTGTAGTTCTCACGCGGAGACTGCTGGACCAGCGTCAGGATCTGCGGCACAACATTGCCGTCGCCCTGGGTCACGGCCAGCACCGAACGCGGCCAGTCACGGCCGCTGGTGACCACCGTCGTCAGAAGCTTGGTGGAGCGGACGGGCATGCGGGGCTCATAGGATGCCACCTGGGAGCGGATCTTGTAGTTCTGGGTGCGGACTTCCAGTTCCGGGCCGGCAACCCGGTCCGTGAGCTTGGCGGCGTCCTTGGCCGCGTCCCCGGCGTCGGTGGCGCTGGAGACCTGCTCGAGGATCCGGCGGAACTGGGCGTCCAGCAGGACCGGTGAGCCGGATGCTTCCTTGGCCGGCGATGAGGCACTGCCCGAGGGCTGCGGGCTGGGGCTGGCCGCCTGGGCGGCGGCGCCGGATCCGGCCAGCACGGCTGCCGCCACACCAGCGGCCACCATGGTGACCCTGGAGGAAGAGGCCGACGACGGGGCCTGGCCTTGGGCCTTCCGGGCCCGGGCACGGCGGGCGAAACCGGAGTCGCCGCCTTCGCCGTCCTTCCGGCGGGCAGAAAGCAGCGCCAGGACGATTCCGCCCAGGATCAGGATGCTGCCGATGACCATCAGCGGAACAGCCCACGGGGTGGACGTGTCATTGGGGAAGGTCATGGAGATGTTGGCCGGCGCCGGTTTGGTGCCGTCGGCCGCCAAGAGGAGGCTCCAGTCGCCGTCCGCGGGCGGCGTCCAGGTGTACTCCAGCTCGCCGCTGGCGTTTTCGCTCGATACCCAAAGGTCCGAGCCCGCGGGGTTGGGGGCAGTGCCTTCGCCGTCGGCGTGCTCAACCGAGAGGGACTTCCCGTCCTCGGAAACCCCGTTAATGGTGTTATGGGCTGTCTTGCCCACCCAGGCGTCGACGTCGTCCGGCCGGCCGGAGGCCAGCAGGAAGTTCCCGTCACCCTGGATGTTGATCTTGACCGTGCCGCCGTGCAGGGTGCGCAGCTTCTGGTCGATCACTGTCAGCGGCGCCGCGGCGGCGCCGGCCGGCGCGGAAGCCGTAAACGTCTCGGAGGGAGCCCAGATGGTTCTCTGGCCGATACCGGCCAAAAGTGTCAGGAGGCCGAGCAGCACAAGTGCGGCTGCAGTCTTTAAACGCAAGGGAAACACCTATCATCAGCGGGGGTTTACCTTCAATAGTAACCTTTCTGTTATCAGGGAGCCCTTTTAGGCCTGCGTCCGCCCGGCACCGCCGGTGCCCGGGAGGCGCCTTCGGCTCGCGGTGGCAAGCCTGCTGATAGTGTTTGCGATGATCATCACACCGGCCCGCGCAGGCGGTGCCACGCACGGAACAGGCCCCCAAAACCATTGACTGACAAGACGGACCCGTCCTCGGCTGCAGCCGGAAATCCAGGGGATCCCAGGGGCCCTGTCCCTGCCGCCGTTCCTCCGCTGGGCATGGCAGCACGCCGTGGTGGCTCAGCCGCTGCAGCCCTTGGCCACGTGGTCCGCAGGCTCCGGCAGCCGCTGCCCGGCGCGCAGCCCCGGCTGCGGTTTGAAATGCCGCCGGAATATACCGGACAGGTTCCGGAGGAGGACCACGACGGCGGCGAGGAGCCGCAGTTCGGCCATCCCGGACCCCGGATGTCACCCCAGCACCCGCTGTATATGGGGTTCATGGGTACCGTGGGCGTGGGCCTGGCGCTGTTGGTCTACTGGATCGGTTCCCACACGACGCAGCTGCTGCTGTGGATCGTTGCTGCGCTGTTCATAGCACTGGGCCTGGAGCCGGTGGTGGGCTGGCTCGAAGGCCGGAAGATCCCCCGGCCTGCCGGAATCCTGGTCTCGGTGGCTGTCCTGATGGGCGCCGTCGTCGGTTTCTTCGCCACCCTCATTCCCACCATCGTGGAACAGGTCTCCGAGATTGTGCGGCAGGCGCCGGACTGGGTACGCAACTTCATGGATTCCGACCTATTCCGCAGCCTTGACGACCAGTTCGGCGTACGCGACCGCATCACCGAGGAACTGAACAAGTTCGTCAACGACCCCGCAGCGATGGGTGGTATTTTCGGCGGGGTGCTGGGCTTCGGTTCCACCGTGGCCAACAGCCTCTTCGGGGCCCTGATCGTCCTGGTGCTGAGCCTGTACTTCCTGGCCGCCCTGCCGGCGATGAAGAAGTGGGGCTACCGCCTGGCTCCGCGGTCCCGGCGGAAGCGGGTGGCCGCCCTGTCCGAGGAGATCACCCGGTCGGTGGGAAACTACGTGATCGGCCAGGCCTGCGTTGCCCTGCTCAACGCCACCTTCGCCTTCGTGGTGATGTCCATCGTGGGCATTCCATTCGCCCTGCTCCTGGCGTTCGTGGTCGTCCTCCTGGCTTTCATCCCTCTCGTGGGCGGGATGATCGCAGGCATCGTGGTGACCCTCGTGTCCCTCACCGAGGGCTGGCAGGTGGCGGCCATATATGCTGTCTGCTACTTCGCCTACCTGCAGTTCGAGGCCTACTTCATCTCACCGCGCATCATGCAGAAGGCCGTGGCAGTCCCCGGCGCCGTGGCGGTCATTTCCGTTATCGCCGGCGGCAGCCTGCTGGGCGTGCTCGGCGCCCTGATCGCCATCCCCACCGCGGCCGCCGTGCTGCTGCTGGTCCGCGAGATCTACATCGTCCGGCAGGACCAGCACTAGGCCCGGGACGTCACGCGCCGGCGGTTGCCGTCGGTCCGTCCCATTCGTGCGGCAGTCCTGTTCCGCCGTGGCCCGGTACCACCTGGGCCACGATGTCGTTCAGGACCC comes from Pseudarthrobacter sp. NIBRBAC000502770 and encodes:
- a CDS encoding NADH:flavin oxidoreductase/NADH oxidase, with amino-acid sequence MPALFQPLALRSLELQHRGWVSPMCQYSCDPDDAPGVPNDWHLVHLGGFAVGGAAMILTEAAAVNAEGRISPRDAGLYSDEQAAAWQRIISFVHRNGTAGTKIGVQLAHAGRKASTYWPFSGKHGSVPASDGGWDTVGPSTTSFEGYAAPAAMTVEQIHGVIADFAAAAERAVNAGFDTMEIHGAHGYLLHQFQSPLINQRDDEWGGDEAGRNRLMLAVVDAVRAVIPDSMPLLLRISATDWAAGGVDPAASVRLAREAAAHGVDLVDVSSGGAVAHQQIKPGLGYQTGFSAAIRREAGIATGTVGLVTTPGQAEHAIATGQADGVFIARAALRDPHWWLRAAFELGHDLAWPPQYERAIPRRTF
- a CDS encoding AI-2E family transporter, with amino-acid sequence MTDKTDPSSAAAGNPGDPRGPVPAAVPPLGMAARRGGSAAAALGHVVRRLRQPLPGAQPRLRFEMPPEYTGQVPEEDHDGGEEPQFGHPGPRMSPQHPLYMGFMGTVGVGLALLVYWIGSHTTQLLLWIVAALFIALGLEPVVGWLEGRKIPRPAGILVSVAVLMGAVVGFFATLIPTIVEQVSEIVRQAPDWVRNFMDSDLFRSLDDQFGVRDRITEELNKFVNDPAAMGGIFGGVLGFGSTVANSLFGALIVLVLSLYFLAALPAMKKWGYRLAPRSRRKRVAALSEEITRSVGNYVIGQACVALLNATFAFVVMSIVGIPFALLLAFVVVLLAFIPLVGGMIAGIVVTLVSLTEGWQVAAIYAVCYFAYLQFEAYFISPRIMQKAVAVPGAVAVISVIAGGSLLGVLGALIAIPTAAAVLLLVREIYIVRQDQH
- a CDS encoding tetratricopeptide repeat protein — encoded protein: MSSPASRPVPPAAANLLNLRGAVDLSALKRPAAPAGPPAQGNAPSGPAAPAQDGQQGGPAGGPELKVDVTEANFQQLVELSAQVPVVFALWAPYSPESSKMVDTLDRVVASYGGRLVLGAADIEAFPQLAQAFQVQAVPTAVAVLKGQPVPLFQGAAEEQQVRSLFDELLKVAAANGVTGSLDAGGPADQEPAPLPPLHQAAYDAIEAGNYAGAAEAYRQALKEMPSDHEAKAGLAQVELMDRLQSVSAQDSEALRTLAAEEPDNLDAQLGVADLDVAGGHVEDALNRLVSFIGRNFGPERETARVRLLELFEVVGAGDERVAKARQALARVLF